Genomic window (Xenopus laevis strain J_2021 chromosome 3S, Xenopus_laevis_v10.1, whole genome shotgun sequence):
TTTAGCTctgcctgattgacatctggctgactctaggccagatatcgatcagggaagcccgttggagggccccacacacaggctaataagctgctgactcggtctgttggaccatgtatggccacctttacactgtaTATATCTTGAAGTTGGCCCTGTGCTCATTGAATAGTGGGTCTAGCAAGAAGGGCAGGAACTCCCCCAGGGAATGAATCCTGGGATGCACCTGGTGCAGCCTTCGAACACTGAGCACAAGTGCACATTTCTGCATGAATTGAGGTTGGCGCTAATAGTTGCAGAAGctagcatgctgggaaataaacCTGCAACCTGCTCCAGAAGAAACATAAATAGTTTTTAGTAAGTcattttgttaagggtattaaaTGATtcacaatattttaaaaagattatTCTCATCATCTTTCTGTCATCATGTGCTGAGGAAAAGGCTTCTATGCAGAGAGGGAGCAGAGGACAACCTTGCCTTGTTTCAACTGTAATGAAAATAACTTCAAACGACAAATTTTGCCATTAGGGAAACCATGATAAATAGGTGCTAACTGGTCACTTTTGGTGCAATGGCATCTTCACACCGGCATCACCCTCCTACGGAAGCAGTTGCAGGTGATGCACCTCAAGAAGCCGAGGCTTAAGTGGAAGAGGGTGCCGTAGTTGAAGAGTAGGTTATAGAAGGTCCGGACTGATAGATTCCCAGTGTTGTCAGCATACTTCAAGGCTGTCAAAGGGGTGTAGAGAACATTGGTTTGATGACGAAACACCGGCTGTTGCATTCCGATCACCTTAACTGTTGCCTGCAAGAAGGACATTGGTGCTATAAGAAAAGCAAGAGACTGAGATAGACTTTTCCCCCGGGACCATATAGCTAAGAAGTTATGGAGGTTGCATTTCCCAGGGCAGTATATAAGAGGAGCATGTAAGctataaattacatataaaatcaTCATTAATAATAAAGATGCAAGGGTTGCAGGGGATATGACTACACCTGGGACCCAAGGGCTACAATAGGAGCAAATATTTGACAGTTTATCATTGAATCCAAAGGCTGGGAAAGTTGCTTTATAGAGGGCTTAAGATTAAAGCATTGCTGTCATTGCTAAGGTGTTTAGGGGTGATAAAGAGGTGCCCCTgtacaaaatgtttcaatagGTTCCATGAGCCTATTTTTATTCCCATGAATCTTCACTCCGCCTCACACctagtttcttttttaatagcCATACCATCAGCTAATTTCAAAATATCCTCAGACAGAGAGGCATTATGTTCATCATACAATGGTCACTCAACCAAACTACTGACCTTTGCCACTGCCTCAGGTGTCTGCCCCATGCTAGAGAAGATCTCATGAGCTGAAGGGAGATAGATGTCTTTAAAGTAGCGTATGGTGTCAGCATCAGAACCAGGGAAGTCAGAGCGGGACACCTCTTCCATCAACTTCATCTCAAACTCAGTGTTCACAGGGCCTGGTTCTATCATGGAAACACTGGACAGGCAAAAACATACTTAGTAAGTCAATTATTCTCCTTTTGCCCCCCTCCCAGTAACTGCCCCCTTTCAAGCCATATCTGTTCTTTCAAACCAGTGGTTCTGTATGAATGAAGGTAAAACACAGCTAGCAAGAACTCCTGCATTCTGACTCAAACGTCTGCCTTTTGTTATACttacaaaatgttaaattttaacaGCTGGACGGCCAAACATTCGCAGAATCCCTCAATGGCGAATTTGGATGCAGCATAAATATCATTGAATATCACCCCTAGAGACAAGACAAGGACAGATCAGACTGAGACAGGCTTTGCAACAGTCACCCCAAGTTAAACTGGTTAAACCAGGGgaccccaatcttttttacccgtgagacacattcagttgtaaaaaaaagagttggagtgcaaaacaagcatgaaaaatttcagggggtgccaaataagagctgtgattggatatttgttagcccctatgtggactggcagcaagtgatgggcaaatttatttgccaggcgtgaatttgcagcgaactTGCGCGTTTCTCCGAAGGCGAATGcatttgcgaatttgcagtgaaattgtGCCAGTGAAGATTCACCTGCATCAATTTTTTGTTTACGATGGAGACAATTCCAgcgccggcgacaattaatagGCACCCATTGATTGTCGTCGGCGCCAGAAttgacaccggtgtcaaaattcatgtttcacGATTTCTTCGTGAATTTCacaggagatttgcgaattttacGACAAACTGAAGCggaagaaattcacccatcactactcccaggaggctttgtttggcagtacatctgtttttatataaccaaaacttgcctccaagccagggattcaaaaataagctcctgttttgaggccactgggagcaacagccaaggggttggtgagtaacatgttgccactgtttggggatcactgggttaaaaAATGGAGTAAGAATGGAAGCAATATTAGAGGAATGTGATGGGAAGGTGAGCCATTCAGGGGTTTGACACCCTAATAAAGCTGAACTGGTCATTGGGTGAAGTGGTCCTCACCTTGAAGTCCCATGATGCTGCTGATTACCACAATATGGCCACCCCCTCGCTTCTTCATCCCAGGAAGGACCTTTTTAATCAGATGCACAACCCCAAAAAAGTTGGTTTCAAACACCTTTCTCATGTCCTCCATGGAAAAGCTCTCTATAGGTCCAATCTGCCCCACGCCCGCATTGTTCACTGTGAGAAGATAAAGACTGAGTGCAGTTACATATGTTGTCCAGCATTTAAAACTCAATAGAAATGGAGATATGTGCAGGGAGATTAGGTCATGCATTGGTATAGTTGCTAGAATTACATGCACATTATTTATATGAGATCATGTTGGATAAAGTGACCCACGTTTTCAATTCACCTACCCAGAATGTCAACTCTCTGACCCGGAAGGTCATCCAGACATTTCTTGACTGAGT
Coding sequences:
- the rdh8.S gene encoding retinol dehydrogenase 8; protein product: MLIWDLWQKRLAVPRGQGTMAGDSKKTVLVTGCSSGIGLKIAVQLAKDPQERYYVIATMRDLGKSGKLEAEVGEALNKTLVIRQLDVTKEDSVKKCLDDLPGQRVDILVNNAGVGQIGPIESFSMEDMRKVFETNFFGVVHLIKKVLPGMKKRGGGHIVVISSIMGLQGVIFNDIYAASKFAIEGFCECLAVQLLKFNIFVSMIEPGPVNTEFEMKLMEEVSRSDFPGSDADTIRYFKDIYLPSAHEIFSSMGQTPEAVAKATVKVIGMQQPVFRHQTNVLYTPLTALKYADNTGNLSVRTFYNLLFNYGTLFHLSLGFLRCITCNCFRRRVMPV